The segment CCAGTGGTCTGTAACTGAATCTAACTGGTCTGTGCTGGGCTGTCTTGTCTGTAGCTGGACTCTACTGGGTTCTACTGGCCTCTTCTGGGTTCTACTGGGTTCTACTGAGTTTTACTGGACTCTACTAGGCTCTCATATGTACCAGTGGTCTCTAACTGGTCCCTTGTGAATCTAACTGGTCTGTGCTGGGCTGTCTTGTCTCTAGCTGGTCTCTACTGGGTTCTACTGGACGCCCCGGCAGCATCATGGTCTCAATCCGTCTCCTGCTGCCCCTGATGGTCAGCTGCAGCGTGGCGGCGTCCGGCCAGCCCCCCCGACACCTCCCTCCATGCCGAGTGGTGAGTCGAGCAGGAGGCGAATTCCTGCCGTTAAAGGAGTTTGTTTACTCTGGTTGCCGATAGAAACGGAGGGGAACATCCATCAGCTGATCTTTTATCTCCGGGCAGATGTTTATTAGCGTTAGCCGCTCTGAATGTTTAGACagacaaactttattttcttaagTGACACAAAATGTATTTGGGGTCTgtctggggtcagaggtcagggggcGGGGACACATTAGTTAGAGTTCACcaaacatttctggagcttcagCTCCGGCTCACACCGGTGCAAACAACTCCACATTTTTAACGACCTGACTGTTGGAGCCCTCCTGTTGTTCCTGAATAAACATTTCTGCATGCGAGCAGAGAGGAATGTGAGCTCTCACAAGAAGCTGAACGCACCCCGCCTCGGAGCGCCAGACCTTTAATGAGCTGTTTCTGGACGGGGGGTCTCTGGATGTATGGTTCCAATTAGAAACTGCACTTAGTCATACCTGACGGTCCGCGATTCAGGGACGGGAGGCGCGCGGCGCTTTGACCCGAGGTGTCTCCGCTCTGAGGGGAACACATCTGTTCCTGACGTCAGTGAATCGTTCTTTGGttcataatcagatgaaaacGCTTCATAAAACTCTTTTTCTGTCGAGTTCTCGCTGATAAACCTCCGCGGACGGCGCCGCTGCCAAGAACATGCCGTAGATaccgactcaccaaacccccACATGTGCTCCGAGTCTGGCTTGTGTCAGTCTGGCAGGACGCCGACATCCTCAGACTTGTGTTTTTCTTGGTCCGTAGGTCCAGATGGACGTGTTCTGCAGCGACCAGAGGCTCAGGAGCTCCCCGCTGAACCTGCCTCACGCCGTCCAAACGCTGGACCTCTCATACAACCAGGTGCAGAACCTCACCGAGGAAACGCTGGCGTACCGGACCAGCTTCCATCACCTCAACCTCCACGCCAACAAGATCCACTCCATCCAGGCGGGACTCTTCAAGAACATGACAGACCTGAAGGTCCTCAATCTGTCCAGGAACCACCTCAGCTTGTTTGCGCTCTCCAAAATCCAGATCGGGCCGCTGACGGCCGTAAAGTCTCTGGATCTGTCGAGTAACGGACTCTACACGGGGATGACGGACTACTTCCTGTCCGATTCTCCGTCACTGGAAACTCTTTCTCTGAGTAGCAACAGCATCACCAAGATTGCGAGGAACACCTTCAGTGGAGCTTTGTCCTTGTCGAAGATCAGTCTCCATAATAACGTCATCCTGGACATCGAGGACGGAGCTTTTGAGTCGTTGGATTGTCTCAGTGAACTGGACTTGTCCAAGAACTCCATCACCTGCATCACAGACTTCAATCTGTGCAACTTAAAGGTTCTCAACCTCAGCAGGAACAGCATGGAGGTGTTCCAGAGCAGCAGGTCCACACAGATGTTCAAACTCAGCCGTTTGGATCTGAGCCAGAACAAAATGTCCTACTTCCCTCTTCTCCCACGGAACAACATCCTGGAATACCTGGACATCTCACGAAACCAGCTTCAGACGGTCAACGTAACGGGAAGTCGTGAGAGGAAGGTGGTTCTCAATCACCTGAGGTACCTGGACATGAGCTACAACCAGCTGAGGAGCCTCCCAGAGTCCTTCTTCTACTGTATGGGATCGCTGGAGGTCCTGAACGTGAGCAACAACTGTCTCCAGGCGTTCTCCATCGTCAATCGACGTGTCCTGCAGACGGTGAAGACAATGGATCTCAGCTATAACTCACTCCAGAGTCTCACGTTTGGAGAAAATGCCCTGTCGTCATTGGAGGAGCTCTTCCTACAAGGAAACGACCTCTCCATCCTGGACCATCAAGTATTCCAAGGGCGACCGAGTCTCAGACACCTGAACCTCCAGCAGAACCACTTGGAGGTATGTTCCTCTGTCCATCACCAGCGAGACTGTGTCTCCTTCAGGTCCATCACAAACCTTCAGATCCTGAACCTCTCTGAAAACGGTCTGAGGACTTTGCCTGCGAATGCCTTCACCAACACTCCGCTGGAGTTCCTGGACCTATCCCTGAACCCAGGCCTGGACATGGACGTCCACTCCCTGTCCGGTCTGGAGCCTTCTCTGGTTCACCTCCTGCTGAAGGAGAACAACATCTCCCGGCTGAATGCGGATCTGTCCCTGCTGAGGAGCCTCAAACACATCGACCTGTCCACCAATCAGCTGACCGCCCTGCCTTTGTGGAACAAAGAGTCCTCCATAGAGTCCCTCAACCTCCAGAACAACAACCTGGTGACGCTGGAGTCCAGCTCCATGCTGGCTCTGGAGCACTCGCTGAAGACCCTCTACATGGGCTCCAACCctctcagctgctgcagcaaCCTGGGCTTCCTCCACATGGTCCAGCACTCCACCGTGGTCGTCCCCGACATCGAGACCGTCACCTGTGTCCTGGACGATTTTTCAGAACCGGTCAACATCGAGAGGGTGACTGAGGAGATGTGCCACCAGGAGAAGATCCAGAACTACATTATCGCGGTCGTGCTAGCGGCGCTGGTCGTCATAACGACGGCGGTGGTGCTGCTCAAATGTTGTCGCTCTAGGAAACGGAAGCTGAACCGAAGCTTCAGCATCTGAAGGAACGACGTCTTGGGGCGTCAAACAGGAAACCAGAAGTCCTGCGTCTCCATCGGCAACCACAGGCTGGCTGCAGTCCATCTGTTAGCAGCCTGAAGCTTTGGTTGGATTTTTAGCATCTAGCCCGATGCTAACCAAAATGCTAACCATGTTGCTAAGCaacatgaagatgatgaagggTTTCCTGTGCTGCAGCACTTTACCGTCCTCTGGCTGGTGTTCTTGTGAGGTCAACCTACGTCAACCTTTATTCAAAGTCACATTTTAAAGAACATAGAACCTTTACAGGAAGTGAGCACTGAAAgttaaatctgtatttttataaataaacaggTTCTGTCACATCCTGTCTGTTTATATCACatcctgtctgtttgtgttctcaCAGCACGATGAAGACCATGATGAAGACCTTTACGACCTTCTATTTGTTTTAATCTGAACTCAGGTCAGATTTTATAGAGGGATTTGAACCATTCTGAGTCTCAGGTTCTTAAATATCAACATTTATGTTGTCAGTATCTGACGACCAATCAGCTTCATTGATCACGTAGATGAACGGAACCCTCTGGAGACTAGAAGATTTCATTAGTCTG is part of the Antennarius striatus isolate MH-2024 chromosome 13, ASM4005453v1, whole genome shotgun sequence genome and harbors:
- the lrrc32 gene encoding transforming growth factor beta activator LRRC32, whose protein sequence is MVSIRLLLPLMVSCSVAASGQPPRHLPPCRVVQMDVFCSDQRLRSSPLNLPHAVQTLDLSYNQVQNLTEETLAYRTSFHHLNLHANKIHSIQAGLFKNMTDLKVLNLSRNHLSLFALSKIQIGPLTAVKSLDLSSNGLYTGMTDYFLSDSPSLETLSLSSNSITKIARNTFSGALSLSKISLHNNVILDIEDGAFESLDCLSELDLSKNSITCITDFNLCNLKVLNLSRNSMEVFQSSRSTQMFKLSRLDLSQNKMSYFPLLPRNNILEYLDISRNQLQTVNVTGSRERKVVLNHLRYLDMSYNQLRSLPESFFYCMGSLEVLNVSNNCLQAFSIVNRRVLQTVKTMDLSYNSLQSLTFGENALSSLEELFLQGNDLSILDHQVFQGRPSLRHLNLQQNHLEVCSSVHHQRDCVSFRSITNLQILNLSENGLRTLPANAFTNTPLEFLDLSLNPGLDMDVHSLSGLEPSLVHLLLKENNISRLNADLSLLRSLKHIDLSTNQLTALPLWNKESSIESLNLQNNNLVTLESSSMLALEHSLKTLYMGSNPLSCCSNLGFLHMVQHSTVVVPDIETVTCVLDDFSEPVNIERVTEEMCHQEKIQNYIIAVVLAALVVITTAVVLLKCCRSRKRKLNRSFSI